In one Ornithinimicrobium pratense genomic region, the following are encoded:
- a CDS encoding O-antigen ligase family protein: MILGLAANLLSGHSHRLGLPISPDRILIPLALILLWRDPNRTRARWGAVATLMVLFVAWTLASMIWHGNLLTPSTQFALLDRTVMPFVMFLVGPLIFSTTGRRDLLLKGLTAMGLYLGVTAVLEVFAPQLVFPRYIVDPEVGMHFGRARGPFAGAEAMAMTLAVCMGAALVLAGRQLPRWSTLGLIVAPLALFGVVLTGTRSAWLGVAAGILVALVLSPALRRWIPAMLIAGTSGVVGAMIFLPSLVQSIFERSAANGPIYDRLSSNAAAFRVISDLPLTGIGWRRFYPHGSEWARQSDALPMNNAVIEVHSVILSRATELGLPAVVVFLLIIVLGPLRSAVPTGPIPGHPDLPGWRALSGYAVSVWLVAGLFGPLSNPMPNYSVWLIAGVASWGLTTWATPAPKPPGGELAGEADSPPRAYRAARTTSVP; this comes from the coding sequence ATGATTCTCGGCCTGGCCGCCAACCTGCTGTCCGGCCACAGCCACCGGCTGGGCCTGCCCATTTCGCCGGACCGCATTCTCATCCCCCTTGCCCTGATCCTGCTGTGGAGGGACCCGAATCGGACCCGGGCTCGATGGGGAGCGGTGGCAACGTTGATGGTCCTGTTCGTCGCGTGGACCCTGGCGTCGATGATCTGGCACGGCAACCTGCTGACCCCCTCCACGCAGTTCGCCCTGCTCGACCGCACCGTTATGCCGTTCGTGATGTTCCTGGTCGGCCCCCTCATCTTCAGCACCACCGGCCGCCGAGACCTGCTGCTCAAGGGATTGACGGCAATGGGGCTCTACCTCGGCGTGACCGCCGTCCTGGAGGTCTTCGCTCCACAACTGGTCTTTCCCCGCTACATCGTCGACCCCGAAGTGGGGATGCACTTCGGCAGGGCCCGGGGACCGTTCGCCGGTGCGGAGGCGATGGCCATGACCCTGGCGGTCTGCATGGGCGCCGCCCTAGTGCTGGCGGGTCGCCAGCTGCCCCGATGGTCGACGCTGGGTCTCATCGTGGCTCCGCTCGCCCTCTTTGGTGTCGTGCTGACCGGAACCAGGTCGGCCTGGCTCGGGGTGGCGGCAGGCATCCTCGTCGCACTGGTCCTCTCTCCCGCCCTGCGCCGCTGGATACCGGCGATGTTGATCGCTGGTACGTCCGGGGTGGTCGGGGCGATGATCTTCCTGCCCTCCCTCGTGCAGAGCATCTTTGAGCGGTCCGCAGCCAACGGCCCGATCTATGACCGGCTGAGTAGCAACGCTGCGGCCTTCCGCGTCATCAGTGATCTACCGCTCACCGGTATCGGCTGGCGCAGGTTCTACCCCCATGGGAGCGAATGGGCACGGCAGTCGGACGCCCTACCGATGAACAACGCGGTCATCGAGGTGCACAGCGTGATTCTGTCCCGGGCGACCGAGTTGGGACTACCCGCCGTAGTGGTCTTCCTCCTCATCATCGTGCTCGGCCCCCTGCGCTCTGCTGTGCCCACCGGGCCCATCCCGGGGCACCCGGACCTCCCCGGCTGGCGGGCGCTGTCCGGGTACGCGGTCTCCGTCTGGCTGGTCGCGGGGTTGTTCGGGCCCCTGTCCAACCCCATGCCGAACTACTCGGTCTGGTTGATCGCCGGCGTGGCGTCCTGGGGACTGACCACGTGGGCCACACCCGCTCCAAAGCCGCCAGGTGGCGAGCTGGCCGGCGAGGCTGACTCCCCACCCCGGGCCTACCGGGCTGCGCGGACGACGAGCGTGCCGTGA
- a CDS encoding Wzz/FepE/Etk N-terminal domain-containing protein: MSVETDAAAKSRRTESATLWTRVRRQWVLITAIILGCLLIALLVSWVRPAVYTAEARLAVGAGQMTALNIPGFPTASEQMASNYARWVNHQGVQGEIAPEGTLAVAASPIVESNVLRIEATSRDPETAVDAAATMATALKSAVNQVAQENDPEALRTEIAQKTEPLLTARADALRAQGTFEASQEEGVPQVEADRRFAAYVEAESALTEIQLEYDSLRDRYRNLVATRSTEAQLVDTLPAQLIGHDRVATTQRNALLGVLGGVVLSGAVLYLSERKPLRQRRDEVGAPIASP, from the coding sequence ATGTCAGTAGAGACCGACGCTGCCGCCAAGTCGCGGCGGACCGAGTCTGCCACCCTCTGGACGCGAGTCCGTCGGCAGTGGGTTCTCATCACCGCGATCATCCTCGGCTGCCTACTGATCGCCCTGCTGGTGTCGTGGGTGCGGCCAGCCGTGTACACGGCCGAGGCCAGGTTGGCGGTGGGCGCGGGCCAGATGACCGCGCTGAACATCCCAGGCTTCCCCACGGCGTCGGAACAGATGGCTTCCAACTACGCCCGCTGGGTCAACCATCAGGGGGTGCAGGGCGAAATCGCCCCCGAGGGCACGTTGGCGGTTGCCGCGTCCCCGATCGTTGAGTCCAATGTGCTCCGTATCGAGGCTACCTCGCGCGATCCCGAGACAGCCGTCGACGCGGCCGCGACCATGGCGACCGCGCTCAAGAGCGCCGTCAACCAGGTTGCGCAGGAGAACGATCCCGAAGCGTTGCGGACGGAGATCGCCCAGAAGACGGAACCGCTGCTCACGGCCCGGGCGGACGCGTTGCGCGCCCAGGGCACCTTTGAGGCGTCCCAGGAGGAGGGTGTCCCCCAGGTCGAGGCCGACCGTCGCTTCGCGGCCTACGTGGAGGCTGAGAGCGCCCTGACTGAGATCCAGCTCGAGTACGACTCCTTGCGGGACCGTTACCGTAATCTCGTGGCAACCCGCAGCACGGAGGCGCAGCTCGTCGACACGCTGCCCGCCCAGCTGATCGGGCACGACCGGGTCGCGACAACGCAGCGCAACGCGCTGCTCGGCGTCCTGGGGGGTGTGGTGCTTTCCGGTGCTGTCCTCTACCTCTCCGAGCGGAAACCTCTGCGCCAGAGGCGGGACGAGGTCGGCGCCCCGATCGCAAGCCCATGA
- a CDS encoding acyltransferase: protein MKRATDGIRYALYYALASKLPRSYAPGGATAARLRRTLAGPLLAHAGRDVNIESGAVFGSGRMISLGDRSGLGVDADIHGPVSIGNDVMMGPRCTILTRNHHIGDVTRPMSTQGFGEYEPVVIEDDVWIGANVTIMPGVTVRTGSVLAAGAVVVRDVPPYTIVGGVPAVVLRDRRNPSR, encoded by the coding sequence ATGAAGCGAGCCACCGACGGCATCCGTTATGCGCTCTACTACGCCTTGGCTAGCAAGCTCCCACGCAGTTACGCGCCGGGCGGTGCCACCGCCGCACGGCTGCGCCGCACGCTGGCCGGTCCCCTGCTGGCCCACGCCGGTCGCGACGTGAACATCGAGTCGGGCGCTGTGTTCGGTTCGGGGCGGATGATCTCGCTTGGCGACCGCTCGGGGCTCGGCGTCGATGCCGACATCCACGGGCCGGTCAGCATCGGCAACGACGTGATGATGGGGCCGCGCTGCACCATCCTGACGCGCAACCATCACATCGGCGACGTCACGCGTCCGATGAGCACCCAGGGTTTCGGGGAGTACGAGCCCGTGGTGATTGAGGACGACGTCTGGATCGGCGCCAACGTCACCATCATGCCCGGGGTCACGGTGAGGACCGGCTCCGTCCTGGCTGCCGGTGCGGTCGTCGTGCGGGACGTCCCTCCCTACACCATCGTCGGCGGCGTGCCGGCTGTCGTGCTGCGCGACCGTCGGAACCCGTCCAGGTGA
- a CDS encoding glycosyltransferase, with protein sequence MSQGHAPVASVVIPAHNEGPRIVDCLRPLVSLSRSLPLEIVVVANGCIDDTVHLASSQPGVVVLNLPEPSKTGALNAGDEVATAFPRLYLDADVVLDEQAVRSMIQVLSTDLPALSAPTVRHQTDGADLLVRAYFHIFRQLPSARQSVVGRGVYAVSEAGRARFGRFPDLLADDLFVNRLFSPQETIVSQGLSTVRTPRRWQDLLKVRTRLVAGNVELARTTQGEVGVLTQAHDFSATTSATLRALLALVVRRPYELPPALVYAAINTLARSPRQPTRRWQRDESSR encoded by the coding sequence GTGAGCCAGGGACACGCCCCGGTTGCCAGTGTGGTGATCCCGGCGCACAACGAGGGTCCTCGCATCGTGGACTGTCTGCGCCCCTTGGTGTCGCTCAGCCGGTCCCTGCCCCTGGAGATCGTGGTCGTCGCCAACGGCTGCATCGACGACACCGTGCACCTCGCCAGCAGCCAGCCCGGCGTCGTGGTGCTCAACCTGCCCGAGCCGAGCAAGACGGGCGCGCTCAACGCCGGCGACGAGGTCGCGACTGCCTTCCCACGGTTGTACCTCGACGCCGACGTGGTCCTCGATGAGCAGGCAGTCCGAAGCATGATCCAGGTGCTGAGCACTGATCTGCCTGCACTGTCCGCACCCACGGTGCGTCACCAGACCGACGGGGCGGACCTGCTCGTCCGCGCCTACTTCCACATCTTTCGGCAACTGCCGTCCGCTCGCCAGAGCGTCGTGGGGCGCGGTGTCTATGCCGTGTCCGAGGCGGGGCGGGCCAGGTTCGGCCGGTTCCCGGACCTGCTGGCGGACGACCTGTTCGTAAACCGGCTCTTCTCCCCCCAGGAAACGATCGTCAGCCAGGGGCTGAGCACCGTTCGCACGCCTCGACGGTGGCAAGACCTGCTCAAGGTCAGGACCAGGCTGGTGGCGGGTAATGTCGAGCTCGCCCGGACCACGCAGGGCGAGGTGGGGGTGCTGACCCAGGCCCATGACTTCTCGGCCACGACGTCGGCCACCCTCCGGGCACTCCTGGCCCTGGTGGTTCGGCGCCCGTACGAACTACCTCCGGCCCTGGTCTATGCGGCCATCAACACACTGGCGCGATCGCCTCGTCAGCCGACCCGGAGGTGGCAGCGTGATGAGTCCAGCCGCTGA
- a CDS encoding glycosyltransferase family 4 protein → MSPAADGAPARRLAYLNSRYPALSHTFIEREIEAVRGHGFEVHTFSVRASPPEDLLSRTMRTEAESTFVLLGGQPGPWVRAHGTTLTRHLRGALSTIRTALGTGEATPRGRLWQMFYYGEAVVLHDQMRARGLRHIHVHHANVSADVARLTCELGNAVDGPGTWTWSATIHGSAEFENISAWDLPSKIRETHAIACISDFTRGQLMRLVDRSHWDKIHVVRMSVDPDIYVPPATPRSHEGPLRALAVGRLVTLKGFHVLIDAVEVLRRDGVDVEVRIIGQGPDEGVLRAHIAELGLQDHIRLVGPVGQDDIVAHYHWADAYLMTSFMEGLPVVLMEAMATELPVVTTAVAAVGELVRDGQNGHVVRMARVDQLAEAIGRLAADPQERLRLGRAGRAAILEEFTPRTTGPVMADFLRNAVPANA, encoded by the coding sequence ATGAGTCCAGCCGCTGACGGTGCGCCCGCGCGTCGCCTCGCCTACCTGAACAGCAGGTACCCCGCCTTGTCGCACACGTTTATCGAAAGGGAGATCGAGGCGGTCCGCGGGCACGGGTTCGAGGTACACACCTTCTCGGTGCGGGCGTCGCCTCCGGAGGACCTGCTTTCCCGCACGATGCGGACCGAGGCGGAAAGCACCTTTGTGCTCCTGGGTGGACAGCCAGGCCCCTGGGTCCGGGCGCACGGAACGACTCTGACCCGCCATCTGCGCGGGGCCCTGAGCACGATCCGGACCGCCCTGGGCACGGGCGAGGCGACGCCGCGAGGGCGGCTGTGGCAGATGTTCTACTACGGTGAAGCCGTCGTCTTGCACGACCAGATGAGGGCCCGCGGGCTGCGCCACATCCACGTCCACCATGCGAACGTGTCCGCTGACGTCGCCCGCCTCACCTGCGAGCTCGGCAACGCGGTGGACGGTCCGGGCACGTGGACCTGGTCCGCGACCATCCACGGGTCCGCGGAGTTTGAGAACATCAGCGCCTGGGACCTGCCGAGCAAGATCCGTGAGACCCACGCCATCGCCTGCATCAGCGACTTCACCAGGGGCCAGCTGATGCGCCTGGTCGACCGCTCGCACTGGGACAAGATCCACGTCGTGCGGATGTCGGTCGATCCCGATATCTATGTCCCGCCCGCCACGCCACGCTCGCACGAGGGACCGCTCCGGGCGCTGGCCGTCGGTCGTCTCGTCACGCTGAAGGGCTTTCACGTGCTCATCGACGCCGTCGAGGTGTTGCGGCGAGACGGGGTCGACGTGGAGGTCCGGATCATCGGCCAGGGCCCGGATGAGGGGGTGCTGCGTGCGCACATCGCCGAGCTGGGGCTGCAGGACCATATCCGCCTGGTGGGGCCGGTGGGGCAGGACGACATCGTGGCGCACTACCACTGGGCGGACGCCTACCTGATGACCTCCTTCATGGAGGGCCTGCCGGTCGTGCTCATGGAGGCCATGGCCACCGAGCTACCGGTGGTGACCACCGCCGTCGCGGCGGTGGGCGAACTGGTCCGGGACGGACAGAACGGTCATGTCGTCAGGATGGCGCGGGTCGACCAGCTTGCGGAGGCGATCGGCAGGCTTGCGGCGGACCCGCAGGAGCGCCTGCGCCTGGGGCGGGCGGGGCGGGCGGCCATCCTGGAGGAGTTCACCCCTCGTACCACCGGCCCGGTCATGGCCGACTTCTTGCGGAACGCCGTCCCGGCGAACGCCTGA
- a CDS encoding lipopolysaccharide biosynthesis protein has product MSDHQQTPSADAAPQTGPQPAPQPSLAARLIRGSSWRIVAQIMPLFVNLALTPYVILTLGRTGYGLWLISSTLTQLLGQFDGGIGRSAQYFFALLAGSDDRKGSTRLLISLLVAVALVSGLLLLPAFLVSEQLAAFFNTPPEMLADTVFLLQVLLVLVAVGLLRNLFAAVLHAYERFALSSVSSLLSYAVYAIGMVWGLSSGMGLRGVAYAFVAQQVVATLTIVPPTFRHLSTRGIGFVSWRRMVEVAQVSWRVQISGLLTVAAMQGPLLIVGRMQPLQVADFGPGSTFAQQLKLIPMNGVVPIQSMLGRSVGAKGAQDTLPEFRALQRMWVRGVTGWCVVGAPAAFVGVNVWLPLEGYLAGLVAAVMLTAQWLSLLPQVLLQWQLLQGRASYEMWSSAMTTAVLLGGSLLLIPQLGVLGAAVAAVLGYLAGLVLLLLFSRALEVPGPSLLGDIPWWQALLAGVCSTALVGIMAYAITQGPLPGGGIGLLLCGAAAAPALGLFVLTTWGPRRVGEMVRARLPRRGR; this is encoded by the coding sequence ATGTCGGACCACCAGCAGACGCCGAGCGCCGATGCGGCACCGCAGACCGGTCCACAGCCGGCGCCCCAGCCGAGTCTGGCCGCACGACTGATCCGGGGGAGCAGCTGGCGGATCGTGGCACAGATCATGCCGCTGTTCGTCAATCTGGCGCTCACCCCCTACGTGATCCTCACCCTCGGACGGACCGGGTACGGTCTGTGGCTGATCAGCAGCACGCTGACCCAGCTCCTGGGACAGTTCGACGGAGGGATCGGGCGTAGCGCGCAGTACTTCTTCGCCCTGCTCGCGGGTTCCGATGACCGGAAGGGCAGTACCCGGTTGTTGATCTCGCTGTTGGTGGCGGTCGCGCTCGTCAGCGGGCTGCTGCTGTTGCCTGCCTTCCTGGTCTCCGAGCAGCTGGCGGCCTTCTTCAACACGCCGCCGGAAATGCTGGCGGACACCGTCTTCCTGCTGCAGGTGCTCCTGGTCCTTGTCGCCGTCGGCCTGCTGCGTAACCTGTTCGCGGCCGTCCTGCACGCCTACGAGAGGTTCGCGCTGAGCTCTGTCTCGTCGCTGCTCAGCTATGCCGTCTACGCGATCGGCATGGTGTGGGGGCTGTCAAGCGGGATGGGGTTGCGGGGAGTCGCCTACGCCTTTGTGGCCCAGCAGGTGGTGGCCACCCTCACCATCGTGCCGCCCACCTTCCGTCACCTCTCGACCCGAGGCATCGGCTTCGTGTCCTGGCGACGGATGGTCGAGGTCGCCCAGGTTTCCTGGCGAGTGCAGATCTCCGGCCTGCTCACCGTCGCCGCGATGCAAGGGCCGCTGCTCATCGTGGGTCGTATGCAGCCCCTCCAGGTCGCCGACTTCGGGCCGGGCAGCACCTTCGCCCAGCAGCTCAAGCTCATCCCGATGAACGGCGTCGTCCCGATCCAGTCCATGTTGGGACGAAGCGTTGGTGCCAAGGGCGCCCAGGACACCCTGCCAGAGTTCCGGGCGTTGCAACGGATGTGGGTCCGCGGGGTCACGGGGTGGTGCGTCGTCGGGGCACCTGCAGCATTCGTCGGCGTCAACGTCTGGCTCCCTCTGGAGGGCTACCTGGCCGGCTTGGTGGCAGCCGTCATGCTGACGGCGCAGTGGTTATCCCTCTTGCCTCAGGTGCTCCTGCAGTGGCAGCTGCTGCAGGGGCGCGCGTCATACGAGATGTGGAGCTCCGCAATGACCACTGCGGTGCTGCTCGGTGGTTCCTTGCTCCTCATCCCGCAGCTGGGTGTGCTGGGCGCCGCCGTGGCTGCCGTACTCGGTTATCTCGCCGGACTGGTGCTACTCCTGCTCTTCTCCAGGGCCCTGGAGGTGCCAGGGCCCTCGCTTCTGGGTGACATCCCCTGGTGGCAGGCCTTGCTCGCGGGGGTATGCAGCACCGCCCTGGTGGGCATCATGGCCTACGCCATCACCCAGGGTCCGCTTCCTGGCGGAGGCATCGGTCTGCTGCTGTGCGGCGCCGCCGCCGCCCCCGCCCTGGGCCTCTTCGTCCTGACCACCTGGGGGCCGCGCCGCGTCGGGGAGATGGTCCGAGCACGCCTGCCCCGGCGCGGGCGATGA
- a CDS encoding acyltransferase family protein produces MTGAAAPTRLAHVQALRAVAVGGVLIFHFWPHALPGGFLGVDIFFVISGFLITGGIVRQVERRQFSFRQFYIRRIRRLIPAAALVALVSGVVAWFVQPISLWLDTFSELLASTLYVQNWFLVYKGNDYFAGSPSLAQHYWSLSVEEQFYLIWPVIIVLAGWIGHRTGGVRRGVIVALGALTLASFITSVVVTPQDWQLSFFATHIRAWEFGVGALLALAPTPERRPWHAAVGWAGLVVLAVCLYVYRGTWPFPGWIGAIPVLATALCLWGGFGQGRRALSRVVLSPPVLWAGDISYSLYLWHWPIIVLAPWVLEGETSLPVDLGLVVLCFLLAWVTKTQVEDRFREGGVVLVRGVDPLRRPSIVVATVLPLVVVVGCVLQLSTITAASSRAAALEGQALASDLPCYGVEALDDPSCEPPFGDELIPALSTAYVDFTQSPENNECMQTVTASTVIRCVFGDPHSDTTVALVGDSHGLAWLPAAQVAAEERGWRLLTYLRGACPVSAAVTKRYVPGEQELCDAWSRDVIEEVVTDPEVDLVMTAALNTITWVPTEGRSPYETGVEGYAQAWNRWAEAGKRVLVMEETPLPRDDVLECLSQQPARACAQPESQVDQPGPSPLHAAVDRLRADGQPVDLMPVRDLFCADDACPAVVGNIVVYVDGDHVSQPYMRTLGPRVGEAWDALVNAG; encoded by the coding sequence GTGACGGGAGCAGCCGCCCCCACCCGCCTGGCCCACGTCCAGGCCCTGCGAGCCGTCGCGGTCGGCGGCGTTCTCATCTTTCACTTCTGGCCGCATGCCCTGCCGGGAGGCTTCCTCGGTGTCGACATCTTCTTCGTCATCTCCGGCTTCCTGATCACGGGCGGCATCGTCCGCCAGGTGGAACGGCGACAGTTTTCGTTCCGCCAGTTCTACATCCGCCGGATCCGTCGCCTGATCCCGGCCGCGGCCCTTGTGGCACTGGTCTCCGGGGTCGTCGCGTGGTTCGTCCAACCCATCAGCCTGTGGCTGGACACCTTCTCGGAACTGCTCGCGTCAACCCTCTACGTACAGAACTGGTTCCTCGTCTACAAAGGCAACGACTACTTCGCAGGGTCTCCCTCGCTCGCCCAGCACTACTGGTCGTTGTCGGTGGAGGAGCAGTTCTACCTCATCTGGCCGGTCATCATCGTGCTGGCAGGCTGGATCGGACATCGGACTGGCGGTGTGCGCCGGGGGGTCATCGTGGCCCTGGGGGCGTTGACCCTTGCATCCTTCATCACTTCGGTCGTGGTGACTCCTCAAGACTGGCAGCTGTCCTTCTTCGCCACACACATCCGCGCGTGGGAGTTCGGCGTCGGCGCCCTGCTAGCCCTCGCCCCGACCCCCGAACGCCGGCCGTGGCACGCCGCTGTCGGCTGGGCTGGGCTGGTGGTTCTAGCTGTATGCCTCTACGTCTATCGAGGCACCTGGCCCTTTCCTGGCTGGATCGGGGCGATCCCTGTCCTCGCGACGGCGCTATGCCTCTGGGGTGGTTTCGGACAAGGACGTCGCGCGCTCAGCCGGGTTGTTCTGTCCCCGCCGGTGCTCTGGGCAGGGGACATCTCCTACTCCTTGTACCTGTGGCACTGGCCCATCATCGTGCTCGCACCATGGGTGCTTGAGGGTGAAACCTCCCTGCCGGTCGATCTGGGCCTGGTCGTCCTGTGCTTCCTCTTGGCATGGGTGACCAAGACCCAGGTCGAGGACCGTTTCCGGGAGGGGGGCGTCGTGCTCGTGCGGGGCGTGGACCCGCTGCGCAGGCCGTCGATCGTCGTCGCTACGGTCCTGCCCCTGGTCGTTGTGGTGGGCTGTGTCCTGCAGCTGAGCACGATCACCGCGGCCTCCTCGCGGGCGGCAGCTCTGGAAGGCCAAGCCCTGGCCTCGGACCTCCCCTGCTACGGCGTCGAGGCTCTGGACGACCCGAGTTGCGAGCCGCCGTTCGGTGACGAGCTCATTCCAGCTCTCAGCACGGCGTACGTCGATTTCACCCAGTCGCCCGAGAACAACGAGTGCATGCAGACCGTGACCGCGTCCACCGTCATCCGCTGCGTCTTCGGCGATCCGCATTCAGACACCACCGTGGCCCTGGTGGGCGACTCCCACGGCCTGGCCTGGTTGCCAGCGGCACAAGTCGCAGCGGAGGAACGCGGGTGGCGGCTCCTGACCTATCTGCGTGGGGCTTGTCCGGTGAGTGCTGCCGTGACGAAGCGCTACGTACCCGGGGAGCAAGAGTTGTGTGACGCCTGGTCGCGGGACGTCATCGAGGAGGTTGTGACTGATCCTGAGGTCGATCTGGTCATGACGGCGGCGTTGAACACGATCACCTGGGTCCCCACCGAGGGCCGCTCCCCCTACGAGACGGGCGTCGAGGGTTACGCCCAGGCATGGAACCGGTGGGCTGAGGCCGGCAAGCGAGTGCTGGTGATGGAAGAGACACCGCTGCCCCGTGACGACGTCTTGGAATGCCTGTCCCAGCAGCCGGCCCGGGCGTGCGCCCAGCCGGAGTCGCAGGTGGATCAGCCCGGTCCCAGCCCCCTGCACGCGGCAGTGGACCGTCTCCGGGCCGACGGTCAACCCGTCGATCTGATGCCGGTCCGTGATCTGTTCTGCGCCGACGACGCCTGCCCTGCCGTGGTGGGGAATATCGTGGTGTACGTCGACGGAGACCACGTCTCACAGCCCTATATGCGCACCCTGGGCCCCCGCGTCGGCGAGGCCTGGGACGCGCTGGTCAACGCCGGCTGA
- a CDS encoding glycosyltransferase, giving the protein MGGVFLIASPGGHIDELYDLTSRLVDSTTRRLWITARTPQTAQLLTTELTEWVPPIASRQGHRALAQLPYAMQLIHRYRPSLVISTGAALAVPHLVASRTLGVPTHYIESATRLEGPSVTGRMMENLPGVRRHHQGFRVPRQGWSHLGSVFDAYRPGPRVSRELRRVVVIVGTERYPFSRALESVARALPGDVEVLYQVGHTPPPDSSASYQKWLPLDELLRAMERADVVVTHAGVGSVLTALRLAKHPLVIPRLPQLGEHVDNHQSQLARMLEAKGLVTVAWRDSDLLPMLTDAAQRSTIRWGTQVNL; this is encoded by the coding sequence ATGGGCGGGGTCTTTCTCATCGCCTCACCCGGTGGACATATTGACGAGCTCTACGACCTGACGTCACGGCTGGTAGACAGTACGACAAGGCGCCTCTGGATCACCGCGCGAACGCCGCAGACCGCGCAGTTGCTCACGACCGAACTGACCGAGTGGGTGCCGCCGATCGCCTCGCGTCAGGGCCATCGAGCTCTCGCGCAGTTGCCGTACGCGATGCAGCTGATCCACCGGTACCGCCCTAGCCTGGTCATCTCGACGGGCGCCGCCCTGGCGGTTCCTCACCTCGTGGCCTCCAGAACGTTGGGGGTGCCGACGCACTACATTGAGAGCGCCACACGACTGGAGGGCCCTTCCGTCACCGGTCGAATGATGGAGAATCTGCCGGGAGTGCGGCGGCACCACCAGGGGTTCCGGGTGCCTCGGCAGGGCTGGAGCCATCTCGGCAGCGTCTTCGACGCCTACCGTCCCGGTCCTAGAGTCTCTCGAGAGCTGCGCCGGGTCGTGGTGATCGTTGGAACGGAGCGATACCCATTCTCTCGGGCACTGGAAAGTGTGGCTCGGGCCCTGCCCGGCGACGTGGAGGTGCTCTATCAGGTAGGTCACACCCCACCTCCCGATTCGTCCGCCTCGTATCAGAAGTGGCTGCCGCTGGACGAATTGCTCAGGGCGATGGAGCGTGCCGACGTCGTGGTCACCCATGCTGGGGTGGGATCCGTGCTCACGGCGTTGCGGCTGGCCAAGCACCCGCTGGTGATCCCCCGGCTGCCCCAACTTGGGGAGCACGTCGACAACCACCAGTCGCAGCTGGCCCGGATGCTCGAAGCCAAGGGACTGGTCACGGTCGCCTGGCGGGACTCCGACCTACTGCCCATGCTCACCGACGCGGCGCAGCGCTCGACCATCAGATGGGGCACCCAAGTCAACCTGTGA